The following are encoded in a window of Malassezia japonica chromosome 7, complete sequence genomic DNA:
- a CDS encoding uncharacterized protein (MEROPS:MER0000263; EggNog:ENOG503NW9P; SECRETED:SignalP(1-22); COG:O; CAZy:CE10): MRGALKTAACALTLAYAALGHAKILSPELLVEAPRPGSATVNPAGSQALVGVEHASAHTGEVSASLYRVPLNTSAEHGAHLFAEGAASAMFLNDNTAAYLVNNTLCERPLNDMHDPSECHAVLEFPTLARNLRAISTSTSSATLVFSALVYEDGTLEGAAAAEKSEAVKDWEKHARIFDKLMVRHWDRYLYPFRRMQLFSVDVRRNALTGHWRKASSFRNLLADTVLDSPYGPLGDGKDFAVSEDWVAFTAKDPDTPEAWHTKANIYLVPLKGGEKPRQVSAAGRGWAGVPALSPDGDTLAFLQQYKDGFESDRKVLQFYSIASGRQVEPFADWQLSPDSLTFSPDAKSLYITVVEEEQTKLYQTDVEKNGKTTTVGNRRVLVADGKVSAPRELADGSVVYTRSTIDHPNDVYLLKKGKTQRLTNFFRVSPAHKDVELGAKAKQFSYAGSDNVTMHGWILTPPKYKETVRQGDKLPLAVLIHGGPEGDWNNAWSTRWNPRVFAAAGFVVITLDPSGSTGYGQKMTDRILQHWGDRPFEDIRKGVHYILDTEPHIDRERVVAAGASFGGYMVNWIQGHNDDKLFKGLVTHDGMFSTVSTYYSTEELYFPESEFGGVPWEVEENFTKFSPHRYTQHWNTPHLIVHGGKDYRLDPAEGISAFTALQRRGVPSRFVFFPDEGHWVNNPKNSLIWHNEVLNWLTNWALPGAAHAAAPASTADHALVFQ, translated from the coding sequence ATGCGGGGCGCTCTGAAAacggccgcgtgcgcgctgACGCTCGCGTACGCCGCACTGGGACATGCCAAGATCCTCTCGCCGGAACTGCTGGTagaggcgccgcgcccagGCAGCGCAACAGTCAACCCGGCGGGGTCAcaggcgctggtcggcgtcgagcacgcctcggcgcacaCCGGGGAGGTGTCGGCCTCGCTCTACCGCGTGCCGCTGAACACAagtgccgagcacggcgcgcacctCTTCGCCGAAGgtgccgcgagcgccatgtTCCTCAACGACAACACCGCGGCTTACCTCGTGAACAACACGCTGTGCGAGCGGCCGCTGAACGACATGCACGACCCCAGCGAGTGccacgcggtgctcgagttcccgacgctcgcgcgcaaccTGCGTGCGAtctcgacgtcgacgtcgtccgcgacgctcgtcttCTCTGCGCTCGTCTACGAGGACGGGACGCTGGAaggcgcggccgctgcggaaaagagcgaggcggtgaAGGACTGGGAGAAGCACGCGCGCATCTTTGACAAGCTCATGGTCCGCCACTGGGACCGCTATCTGTACCCCTTCCGCCGCATGCAGCTCTTTTCGGTGGATGTGCGCCGTAACGCGCTCACGGGGCACTGGCGCAAAGCCTCGTCGTTCCGCAACCTGCTGGCCGACACGGTGCTCGACTCGCCGTAcgggccgctcggcgacggcaaggACTTTGCCGTATCGGAGGACTGGGTCGCATTCACCGCCAAGGATCCCGACACGCCCGAAGCGTGGCACACCAAGGCCAACATTTACCTTGTCCCACTCAAGGGCGGCGAGAAGCCGCGCCAGGTCAGCGCAGCGGGCCGCGGCTGggcgggcgtgccggcgcTGTCGCCGGACGGCGACACTCTCGCGTTCCTGCAGCAGTACAAGGATGGCTTCGAGAGCGACCGCAAGGTGCTCCAGTTCTACTCGATTGCGAGCGGCCGCCAGGTCGAGCCGTTCGCCGACTGGCAGCTGTCGCCCGACTCGCTCACCTTTTCGCCGGACGCCAAGTCGCTCTACATCACGGTAGTGGAGGAGGAGCAGACGAAGCTGTACCAGACTGATGTCGAGAAGAACGGCAAGACGACGACGGTGGGCAACCGCCGTGTGctggtcgccgacggcaaggTGTCGGCCCcccgcgagctcgccgacggcagCGTGGTGtacacgcgctcgacgatcgACCACCCCAACGACGTCTACCTGCTCAAAAAAGGCaagacgcagcgcctgaCCAACTTCTTCCGGGTCTCGCCGGCGCACAAGGACGTGGAGCTGGGTGCGAAGGCGAAGCAGTTCTCCTACGCCGGCAGCGACAATGTGACGATGCACGGCTGGATCCTCACGCCGCCCAAGTACAAAGAGACGGTCCGCCAGGGTGACAAGCTCCCTCTTGCGGTGCTCATCCACGGCGGCCCCGAAGGCGACTGGAACAATGCGTGGAGCACGCGCTGGAACCCGCGTGTGtttgccgcggccggcTTTGTGGTCATCACGCTCGACCCCAGCGGCTCGACGGGCTATGGCCAAAAGATGACCGACCGCATCCTGCAGCACTGGGGCGACCGTCCGTTTGAGGACATCCGCAAGGGCGTGCACTACATCCTCGACACCGAGCCGCACAtcgaccgcgagcgcgtggtcGCAGCCGGCGCGAGCTTTGGTGGCTACATGGTGAACTGGATCCAGGGCCACAACGACGACAAGCTCTTCAAAGGCCTCGTGACGCACGACGGCATGTTTAGCACCGTGTCGACCTACTACAGCACCGAGGAGCTCTACTTCCCCGAGTCCGAgttcggcggcgtgccgtggGAGGTCGAAGAGAACTTTACCAAGTTCTCGCCCCACCGCTACACCCAGCACTGGAACACGCCGCACCTGATCGTGCACGGCGGCAAGGACTACCGCCTGGACCCCGCCGAAGGCATCTCGGCGTTtaccgcgctgcagcgccgcggcgtgccgtcgcgcttcgTCTTTTTCCCCGACGAGGGCCACTGGGTGAACAACCCCAAGAATTCGCTCATCTGGCACAACGAGGTGCTGAACTGGCTCACAAACTGGGCGCtccccggcgccgcgcacgccgccgccccggcCTCCACCGCGGACCACGCGCTGGTCTTCCAATAG
- the RFC5 gene encoding Replication factor C (RF-C) subunit (EggNog:ENOG503NWCC; BUSCO:EOG09263OQH; COG:L) → MLYVDKYRPRDLDELSYHPQLTEQLQSLAASEDFPHVLFYGPSGAGKKTRITCLLKALYGPGALKLKVDQRVFLNPSKRKIEVNLISSNYHIEITPSDAGSYDRLIIQDILKEIAQTQQVDQNAAHKFKIIVINEADSLSRDAQAALRRTMEKYMTNLRLILCANSTSRIIAPIRSRCLLMRVGAPADGDMARVLRHVAKREKFHLPDETSAEIVQNAQGNMRKAILVLETLRVQSPDLAGPVAIAQPDWQTYCERTADLILSEQTPARLLAVRGRLYELLVHAIPASLIFTTLTDYLVKRVDETLRASIVEKAAFYELRAATGNKPIFHLEAFVAQVMYLQKSLLLGMDLPE, encoded by the exons ATGCTGTACGTGGACAAGTACCGGCCGCgggacctcgacgagctgagCTATCACCCTCAGCTCaccgagcagctccagAGTCTG GCGGCGAGTGAAGACTTTCCCCATGTGCTCTTTTACGGCCCCAGCGGCGCGGGTAAAAAGACGCGCATCACCTGCCTGCTAAAGGCCCTGTACGGCCCCGGCGCGCTAAAGCTCAAGGTGGACCAGCGCGTCTTTTTGAACCCCAGCAAGCGCAAGATTGAGGTGAATCTGATTAGCAGCAACTACCATATTGAGatcacgccgagcgacgcgggctCGTACGACCGCCTGATCATCCAGGACATTCTGAAGGAGATCGCACAAAcgcagcaggtcgaccAGAACGCCGCGCACAAGTTCAAGATTATCGTGATCAACGAGGCCGACTCGCTGtcccgcgacgcgcaggcggcgctgcgccgcacgatgGAGAAGTACATGACCAACCTGCGCCTGATTCTGTGCGCCAacagcacgtcgcgcatcaTTGCGCCGATCCGCTCGCGTTGCCTGCTGAtgcgcgtcggtgcgccggccgacgggGACATGgcgcgcgtcctgcgccacgtcgcCAAGCGCGAAAAGTTCCACCTCCCCGACGAGACCTCGGCGGAGATTGTGCAGAACGCGCAAGGGAATATGCGCAAGGCGAtcctcgtgctcgagacgctaCGCGTGCAGTCGCCGGACCTCGCCGGGCCGGTCGCCATCGCGCAGCCGGACTGGCAGACGTACtgcgagcgcaccgccgaccTGATCCTCAGCGAGCAGacaccggcgcgcctgctcgcggtGCGTGGGCGCCTgtacgagctgctcgtgcacgcGATCCCCGCGTCGCTCATCTTTACGACGCTCACCGACTACCTCGtgaagcgcgtcgacgagacgctgcgtgcgagcATCGTGGAAAAGGCTGCATTCTAC GAattgcgcgcggcgacagGCAACAAGCCCATCTTCCATCTCGAG